ACGGGCAGGTGGATGATGAATGTGGTCCCTTTGCCGGGCGCCGACTCCACGCGCATGCCCCCCCGGTGTTTTTCCACAATAATAAAATAAGATACGGACAACCCCAGGCCGGTGCCCTGACCCACTCCTTTGGTGGTGAAAAAAGGCTCAAACACCCTTTTTCTCACCTCCTCAGGCATCCCGTCCCCATTATCTTCAACCTCCAGCCTCACCATGTCGCCTTCTTTCTTCAAACGCAGCGTAAAACAGGGCTGGTCCGTGCTGTATGTTTTTTCCGCCATGGCTACGGCGCCGTTTTTCAACAGGTTTAAAAGTACTTGCTGAATATTCGTGGCTTCGCATTCCACAGGGGGGAGGTCGTCTTCAAACTCCCTTTCAATCTTGATCTTTTTAAAGTCATAATCCCGTTTCAGATCGTAATCGCTGGACGCAAGCTCCAGGGCCTTTTCCACCAGCGCCTTCAGATCGTGAGCCAGGAACAACGACTCGGTCTTTCTGGAAAAGCCGAGCATATTGTCTACAATCGCCGCAGCTCTCTGGCCGGACTCCCTGATGTTGTTTAGCATGGTGAATATGCCGCGGTTTTCCATATAGGCCTTGATGTTATCCATATCCAAACCCAGATTCGAGGCTTCTTTCAGGTTCGCAGGAAGATTTTCAGACAAGCGGTTAAGCAGCACCTCCGCGTTTTGAAGCATGCCGGCCAGGGGATTGTTGATTTCGTGAGCCATGCCGGCGGCGAGCCCCCCAACCGAAAGCATTTTTTCCGATTGAATCATCATTTCTTCGATACGCACCTGTTCCGTTACGTCGTCAAGCCGGATCACGGCGCCGCCTCGGTCTTCTGACGTCAAAGGGTAAATGGTGATATCCAGAAATTGCTGACTCCCCTGAATTTTTACCGGAACGTTGGTTTCTTTGTGCGGCTTGCCCGTGTTTTGGGATTTTTGCACCAGATCGCATAAAGTCAAAATGTGAGAAAAAGTCTCATTCAAGGTCTTGCCCAAAGCCTCGGATTCCACAATCCCGCTGAATTTTTCCGCTCCCAGGTTCCAGTGGGTTATGCTTCCCGCTTTATCCACCCCGATCAATGCAGACGGCATGGAATTGATGATGTCGCTCAGCAGGCGGCGCAAGTGGGTCATTTCGCGCTCCGCCTCTTGCCTGCTGGTCAGGTCCCGGCAATTGACCACAATGCCGTTAATCCCCGGCGTCTCTAACAGGGAGACTACAAGGACCTGGTAATGCACGTACTTGCCGGAAGCGTTTATCAGCCTGACTTCTTCTATGGTGAATGTTTCCCCTTCCGACTGCATTGCACGATGGAGCACCGTCTTAAATTTAAGCCGGTCTTCCGGATGGATGAACGCTTGGTAATCGGTCCCTATAAACCGATTATAGTCAAAACCGGAAAGGCGGGCCGTTGAGGGGCTTACGTATTTTATGGTCATTTCCGGGGAAAATATGGATATGCTATCCGAGGTGTGTTCCGTGATGGCCCGGAACATTTCCTCGCTTTGGCGGATATCCCGAAGCAGCAGCAGGGAGTTCAGGGCTTCTCCTATGCGCATACCTATTTCATTGAAAAGGTCTTTCTCCCAATCCGTCCACTCTCGGGAGTGGGAGCATTGGTGCAGGCCAAACAACCAGGGCTTGCCTGTTTGCGGAAACATGGCTACGGCAAGCAAGGATTTCACTTTTAACCGGTTTTCCGGGTCGATGTCCATTTCGCCTGGCGCAAAGTATTGCTCCCCCGGAGCCTTTGTCTCTATATACCCGGCGAACATACGCGCCATCCCCGGCGTCATGGGAATGTCACTCCTCCGGATTTCCGGATTTTCATATTCAGGCCTGGTGCGCTCCCAATTGATCTGAATCGAGGGGGCCTCCGGGTCCAGCGGATAAAGAAGCCACGCCCGGTCGCACTGGAAAATATCCAGAACCTCCCCCAGCACCTTGTCCAGGGCCTCCTCCAACTCCTGTTCTCCGGACAATTCCTGCTCCACCCGAGTCAGGTGTTTGAAAAAGGTCAGGTGCTTCTGCACCTTTTCCTCCGCTTCCTTCCTTTCCGTGATGTCCGTGCAGCAGCCTTCAATGGCGATTATGTTTCCTTCTTCATCAAACACCCCGGTGTTGGTCTGGTAAATCCAGCGCCCCTTCCCGACTTTATCCACGATTTTATATTCATAGGATGGAGGAACCTTGCCCGCCAGCAGGTTTTCCCATTCGTTTTTGAACATGGGAATCCAATCCGGATGGACAATTTCTTTAATGATCTTTGGGGTGCTGAGAATCTCCTGGGGAGTGTAACCGAATATCTGTTCCGAGGCTTGGCTGCAGTATTCATATTTTCCGTCAGGAATGCCCATGCGATAGACCACCTCGTTGAGGCGATCCAACAAGCCGGAAAAACGCTGCTCGCTGGCCACTAATGCGTGAGCCTGGATTTGCACCTGCCTTTTTAGCACGCGGGTCCACAAATAAGCCATAAGCAACAAAAAAATGAGAGGCAGAATCACCCATAAAAGATACTTTTTAATCGTGCTTGAAGCAGGCTCAGGTTCAAACATGCCAAACCATTTTCTGTGGATTTGTTCAAACTCTCCAGTTGCCTTGAGAACACTAAGGCCTTCGTTCAGGCCGGCCAAAAGATTGACGTTTCCTTCTTGAACGGCAAAACAGTATTGACGGGGCAATATGGGCGGCCCAACGGTGACTAAATTATGCAGCCCATTTTCTCGGGAGTAGTAAAGCCCCTGCATTTTGGGAACCAGGGCGCAATCCGCATTGCCTGAAGCAACCAATTTAAGGACGCCGCTTTGATCCCGGGCGGTCAGTGTTTGCTTCCCTAATTTCTGACTCAGGACATAGTCGTGCATGATATCCCCCTCCTGCACGGCTATCCGGGCGTTCTTGATATCCTCCATGGATCGAATTGGAGAGCCTTTTTTGACGAATAATCCGTGGGTTACAATGACATGCGGGCTGGAAAAATCCACATATTGATCCCGGTCCGGAGAATAAAACATCCCGGTTATCATGTCGATGCGGCCCTTTTCCAGGTCCTCCCGGACTTCTCTCCAGGGCCCTAAGCTGATTTCCGGCTGATACCCCATGATGCGGCAGACGGCCTTTAACACATCAATGTTAAATCCGACGGGCTTTCCGTTTTTAAGCGTTTCATAAGGAGGGTAGGCCCAGTCTCCGCGAGCCTTGATCGTTCCGTCCGGCGAAACGGCAAGGGAAAAACCGGACAGAGCCCAAACCAATGCAAAGGTCAGAGCAGCCAACAGCAAGCGCCCGGCCAGGCGCTGCAGGAATTTTGGGGAGGGATTGCTAATCTGCATAATGGCCCTTAATAATGGGCGATCCTTAAGGATTTTTTATTCCGGGAACTGCTCCCTGTTGATATGCAAATACCACACCAGGCTGCGTTTGCGCCATGGATTTCATTAGGGTCGGAAATCCTTTATCATTTGTCCTAGTAGAGCTATGCCTTTTTCCACCTTGGGCGTCAACGTTCCGCCGCAGTTTATGCGAATGCAGTTGCGATACCTGTTGGAAGTCGAACATATCAGCCCGGGCAAAAAGCATATGCCCTCCTTCTCCGCAACCTTATACACCTCAAAACTGTCAACCCGCTCGTCCAACTCCACCCATATAAGCATCCCCCCTTGAGGCATGGTCAGCTTGGCATCCTCGGGAAAATGCTCCCGAAGAGCCAGGGACATGTTGGCCACATTGTTTTTCAGCAGGTTTCTCAGGCGCCGTAAATGCCGTTCATAGGCGCCGTTTTTTAAATACTGGGCTATCACGTGCTGCGGAAGGCTTGCGGAACTGATGTTTGTGTTGCATTTCATCCGGATAACCCGTTCCGTAAATTTGCCCGGAAGGGTCCAGCCTACGCGAAGCCCGGACGACAGCGTCTTGGAGAAAGAAGAGCAAAAAAGCACCATGCCCCTGCGGTCGAACGACTTTAGTGTAGCCGGCCGGGTTTCCCCAAAATACAGGTCTCCGTAGATATCGTCCTCAATAATCGGAATTTCCCTCTCCCCCAACAGTTCCACCAATTCCTCCTTGGCCTCCATAGGCATGGAGCCGCCTGTCGGGTTCTGAAAGGTGGGGACGAAAACGCAGGCCTCCACCGAAATGCGGTCCAGGGCGTCCTTAAGATGAGGCAGGCTGATGCCGGTTTGGGGATCCGTGGGTATTTCCAGGGCCTTCATGCCCAGGTCCTCGATCAATTGCAGCAGACCGTGAAAAGTCGGAGACTCCACAGCGATGACATCGCCCGGCTTGGCCACGGCGCGCAAACAGAGAAAGACCGCCTCCAGACAGCCCTGAGTAATGATTACCTCATCAACCATCCCCTGTTTGGCCGTCCCCGTGGTGCGCCGGACTATTTCCCGGCGCAGTTCCGGGTTGCCGGCCGGATGCTCGTACAAACTCAGCAACCGGGCCATGTCTTTCCCGGAAACCGATTTTAACTCCCGCGTCAGCTGCTTTATGGGGAGAAGAGACGGGTCCGGCATGGCCCCGCCCAGGTTGATAATTCCCGGCTCGCTGATTTTTTCCACAATCACTTTGGCCAGGGCGTCCACGTTAACCGGCTTGGGAACAGGCTCCACCAGTTTCAGCTTGGGCGCCGTCTGCTCCCCGTGCACCCTGGCTTTGACGAAAAAGCCCGATTTGTTCCGGCTTTCCACCAGCCCGCGCTTCTCCAATTCAATATAAGCCTGGTACACCGTGGAAATGCTCAGTCTCGCCCGGGCGTGCAGCTTGCGTAAAGACGGGAGGCGATCCCCCGCCCGATATTGCCCGGAGGCGATTTTGTCCTGAATTTCGTCCGCCAGGGATACATATTGGAATTGTGCGGGCATGGCCTGTTCCTGGATAACTGTTATGGTGGAATTTCTTTAAAACTGTATCTGTTATTGCTTTCTCACATGCCGTAATAAAAAGCAACACCATAACCACGGAGGAGCTTAAGAGGGAATGCAATGAAAACGACAGATAGTACATGGGGGCGGCGGATCGCGTATTTGTTCCGGCCGGAGGATTCCACGGAATCTTTGGCTCAGGACGGACGGCGCGAAAGCCGGCCGAAGGATTTTTCCCAATCCGATTTCGGAGCAGGGCTGGGCGCCCTGAAGGCGGCCCTTTGGATCTGCGCGGGATTCATCCTGGCGGTGGGCTTGGCGCAGCTCCTCTAAAACCTGCGCTTGCGGTCTTTTAAGGAATGGGTTATCAGGGCGGGTATGAAACGGAATTTCAAGCTCATACTGGAATACGACGGGACGCACTACCACGGGTGGCAAAGGCAGCCCCACGACCTGACCATACAGGAGGTGCTGGAAGGCGCTTTGGAAAAAATCACCCGGCAGAAGTGCGTTGTCTACGGCGCGGGCCGGACGGACTCCGGCGTGCATGCGCTCAATTACGTCGCCAACTTCCGGTGCAACACCCATCTGGACGCCGGGGTGTTTGTCAAGGCCTTGAATTCCACCTTGCCCAAAGACATCGTATGCAAGGAGTCCACCCTGGCGCCGGACGGTTTTCACGCGCGAAAAAGCGCGGTGAGCAAAATCTACGAATATCACATTACAAACGGCCCCACGCCGCCGGCCGTCTGCCGTCAATACGCCTGGCATGTTCGCAGGCGTTTGGATAAGGAAGCCATGACCCGGGCCGCCGAACTGTTCCTGGGCTCGCACGATTTTTCCGCCTTCGAAGGCGCGGGCAGCCCCAAGGCCACCAGCGTGCGGAACATCATGCAGTCCCACATCCAGTCCTGGGAAAACCACATTATATACCGGGTGGAGGCCAACGGCTTTCTGCGCTACATGGTCCGCAACATCGTGGGAACCCTGGTGTATATCGGCATGGGCAAAATCCCCCCCGAGGCGGTCATGGATATTCTGGCGTCGGGAGACCGGGGCCAGGCAGGCCCCACCGCGCCGCCGGAGGGTTTGTTCATGATGTGCGTAAAATATTGATGCGAAATATTGATTGACGCCCGTCAATAGCGTCTTTATACTAAAGTTATATCCCCCAATAGTATTATCCCCAAATACATATCATTTATTCCCACCAAGGAGGCAGCTATGAACGTAGGTCAATGGCCCGCTCAGTGGTCCAAGCTCTATCCTGAAGAACCCTGCATCAAGTACCAGGATCTCCGTTTGAACAAACGGGAGTTCAACGAACGCATCAATCAGTTAGCCCATCTATTGCAAAAAGAAGGCATCCGAAAAGGCGACAGGGTGGCCGCCCTCATGGCCAACAGCAACGTGTTTTTGGAAATCCTTTTCGCCTGTTCAAAAATAGGGGCCATCATGGTTCCCCTGAATTTCCGCCTGGCCCCTCCTGAACTGGAATTCATCATCAATGACTGCGAACCCTCCCTGCTCTTTTACTCCCCGGAGTTTACGGCCGTCCGCGACGCGTTGCAGGATAAAATCCCCACGGTGCGCGAACGCATTTGCGAAATGGCCGGCGGCGCCCCCAACGACGGGGAATACGAGTCCTTGATTGCGCCCATGTCCACCGCCGAGCCCACGCCGGAATCCGAAGTGGTCATGGACGACCCCCAGTTCATCATGTACACCTCAGGCACCACGGGCAAGCCCAAGGGCGCCGTGCTCAGCCACGGAAACACCCAGTGGAACGCCATCAACGCGGCGGTCACCTACGGCTCGGACAACAACGACGTGGTCATGTGCTGCGCCCCCCTGTTCCACATCGGCGCCCTGAACTGCTCGGCCACCCCCGCCCTGTACGGCGGCGCGTCCCTGACCATCCAGCGCTTTTTCGACCCCGTGGGCGTTCTCAAGATGATCCAGGAGGACAGGGTCACGGTCATGTTCGGCATTCCGGTCATGTACTTGTTCATGAGCCAGATGCCCGAGTTCCCAAATACGGATTTTTCCACGGTGAAATACCTGCTGGCCGGCGGCTCCCCCTGCCCCAGGGCCCTTATTGAAACGTATCAGAAAAAAAGCGTGCTCTTCGCCCAGGGATACGGCATGACCGAAACCGCCCCGGCCATCAGCGCGCTTCGCAAGGAGGAAGCCCTCAAAAAGATCGGCTCCTGCGGCAAGCCTTTGCTGCATACGGAAGTCAAGGTGGTGGACGCCCAGAATAACGAACTCGCCCCCCACGAAATGGGCGAGGTGGTGGTCCGGGGCCCCATTGTCATGCTGGAATACTGGAAACGCCCCGAAGCCACGGCCAACACCATTGTGGACGGGTGGATGCACACCGGAGACATGGGCTATTTTGACGAGGAAGGCTATCTGTATCTCATGGACCGGAAAAAGGACATGTACATCTCAGGCGGAGAAAACGTGTATCCCGCCGAGGTGGAGGACGCCCTTATGAGCAATCCCAAGATCGCCGACGCCGGAGTCATCGGCGTGGCCGACGAAAAATGGGGCGAAGTGGGCATGGCCATCCTGGTGAAATCCCCGGGCGAGGACCTGTCCGAGGACGAAGTTATTTCCTGGTGCCGCGAAAAGCTGGCCGGTTACAAATGCCCCAAAAAGGTGGCTTTTGTGGACGAACTCCCCAGAACCATGACCGGCAAAATCCTGAAAAAAGACCTCCGCGCCCAATACGGCGACGGAGCATGATCAATAAAAATCAAGTAGGGGGGCTGTGAAGCCCCCTACTCGATTTCTTTAATGACGATGGCGCCCCTATCCGTTTTCTATGCTCTTAATCAACTCATTGGCGATATGGGAGCTTTCAATGCGCATGATACTCTCTTGGGCGTTTCCGTAGCTTAAAAGATTAATGCTGCCATACCAAATGATTTTTTGATCCATGATTGCAAATTTTTGGTGGATGTTTGACTTGTATATTATGGCGAATCCGCTTTCTGATAGAAGATCCAGAGCCTTTCGATATGGAGGATGATCCTTTTCCGGAAAATCCCCTTCAGGGCGGGTGATGATGGTAATGCGGACACCGGCGCCGCTTGCTGCGTTAAGGTGGTGGATCATTTGCCTTGTTCGTTTTTGCCGAATAAACGGGCTGACAATGAGAATCTCTTTTTGGGAGGCAATGATATCCTGTGTGAATACAGGCAAGAAATTGTCTTTGGAGAATATGATGTCTATAGGGTCATCCATAACCTCGCTTGCTTTGGCCTTATACCCCATGGATGCGTATCCGTTCAGACGTTTCTGGTACATTCTTTCAAGCATGGGAACCTGGATATCCACATAATCGTAAATCCTAACCTCATTTTTTGAGTTGCACAGCCTGTGTAGTCTTCCGGCGTATTGCTGCAGAGTTCCTTTCCAGGATATAGGCATGGCCAGAAACAGGGTGTCGAGACGGGGCTCATCAAACCCTTCACCAATGAAATGGCCGGTTGCCACCAGAACAAAAGGTTTGTCTGCCGGAATTTCGGCGATGCGATCAAAAGCCTTTCGGGTTCCCTTCTTTCCCATGCCGCCTGTCAGGGAGATCACATTCGGAACATGTTCGTTTATCATTTTAGCAAGTTTCTCAACGTGAGCCGTTCTCAGGGTCAGAACAAGACAATGCCTATTCTGTTCATGGTTTCTTAAAACATCACCGATGATCTGCTGATCCCTGAAATCACTCTCCATGATTTCAACATACAATGACTGAATGGTTATGTCCTTCAACTCCATTCCCAAGGGCGTCCGCAACGATGTGAACCGGGGGATAACATAATGATCAAAGGGTCTGCTCTCCGCCTGCCTTTTAGGGTTGTCCCGGTATCGAATCGGACCGCAATGCATGAACAGAATAGGTTGATGCCCATCTTTCCTGACAGGGGTTGCGCTCAAGCCGTAAACATACTTGGCGCGGGCCTTTTTTAAAATTTGTTCATAAGTAAATGCGGAGGCATGATGGCACTCATCAGCGATGATCAGGCCATAGTCCCGTACGATCTCCTTCACTTCCCCTTTCCTGGAAAGAGATTGCATGACAGCAATATCAATAACTCCGCACGAAGTATTCCTGCCGCCGCCGATTTGACCAATGATGTGTCTTTTCCTCCGTCGCCCATTTGACTCATCCGGCAAAGGTTCGTTGATCTCAAGGAATTCTGATAGCCTCTCTTTCCATTGGGTCAACAGGCTAATTTTGTCCACCAGTATTAGCGTGTTTGTCTTTTTTTCGGCAATCAGCTTGATGGCAACTACTGTCTTGCCGAAGGCAGTTGTCCCCGAAAGTATGCCATTGTCGTGTTGAATAAGATGGCTGAGGGCCAAATTCTGTTCGTCTCTCAAATGGCCTTTGAATTCCACGTTGATCCGTTTTCCTGCGTAAGTTTTATCAATTATCTTGATGCTTACATCCAATTTTTCGATTTCATATACAAGGTCTGGCTCACATCCTCTGGGTAGACACAGATAACCTTGCGTGTCATCGGAGCATGAAATCACCCTTGGATAATTATAGGTGGGCAAACGCATGGCCTGTTGTCTATAGAACATCGGGTTTTTAAACGTTGCCAGCCGCTTTAACCGGTTCAAAGCGCGTTGCGACATTCCCTCCTTGGGAATAAATAGCATGTTTCCCCTAACGATCTCGAGCTTATCCGGGAAATCGCTTTTTTCAAGAACTGTTTGCGGTTGTTTAGTTTCCCAAGGTTTACTTTCTTCTTCATCGATTTTCAGTTCCCCAAGTTCATCACCCGGGGAAAGGTCGGTTATAAGACATTCTATGCGGTTTTGCGACATCCTCTCAATGGCGGAAAGAAAGGCCCATTGATCGGAATACGATCGAAAATGTTCATCAATGAATTCGCTGTTGGCATTTTCCCTGGCCGCTTTTTGCAATGGCAGGGCGATCAGATTTCCCAAACCGCCCTTTGGCATGGTATCCTGACTGGGAAACAAACGATCGTAGGATGCGAATGGGAGGTCATGCCGTTTGTTCATAGTGCGGGTTAAAAGAGCCGCGCCGAATTTGCGCGCCAGACCTGCGGAGACTGGATGTTCGAAGAAAAACCAGACATGGCCTCCTTTTCCCGATCTTGAACGCTCTACCGCAATGGGAATCGTGTACTCGCTGCATACGTCCCTAACAGCGGCAACATCTTTTTCCCAATTCGCCTTATCAAAATCCATGGCCAAGAAATGACAGGTTTCATCCTGAAGCATTGGATAGACGCCGACGACGGCATGGCCTCTCAAATGGCTTTCAATGACTGTTTCATTCAGTTCGGCATAGGATGTGTTGCTGCATTTTGAACAAGGTAATTTGGGTTTTCCACATATTCCCGGCCGCCATTGATTCAGACACGCTGGGGCGTATCCCCCCGTACCTGACTTTCGGCTTTCCCATCTTTTGGCGAAGACGTCCTCACGCCCTTTGAACAAGGACATAAAAAGGCGAATTTTTGTAGGAGAATCCGATGAGTTATTGACTGCAAAGGATTGGCTTTCAACACGCAACTCATCCTCATGGCCCATTGTTTCTGTTTGAACAACCAGAGGTGATGCCTGTAACGATTGTGGAGGCTTCAGCCCGAGTTCGACCCTCAACTGGCTATTTTCGATTTTTAGGCGGTTTATTTCGTCGAGCAGGGATTTAAAGTTTTTTATGAGATCATAATAGTTCATGACTCTTTCCATGGGCCGGGCGCGTTCCACGCCGAGGGTGGTATGGTCTGATTCTGCAAAGCAGACGCCATCGGTATAATATTTGATTTCAATATTTTTCGTATCGAGTTACCCATGAAATCCTTCCTTATCTCAGAGGTGCGGCGCCACAGGCCGTTGAGGTTAATCAGGGAGCGAAAAGAAAATAAGGACTTTTTTCCTTTAAAATCACATCTCATTCCGATAATGCAACCTGATTATGAAAGCGGCCTTGCTTTAGTTTATTCATCGACTTCAAGTTTTTGTCTTGACAGCCCATCGCAAAAGAATATAGACTGACATGTCAGTCTTGACAAGGCTGCAACCCCAAACTACTCTATCAATCATTTTTTAGGGCTTGAAAAAACAATGTGGAGGAATCAATGGATTTTGCGGACGTGAAGAAAATTGCGGTAATCGGCTCGGGCGATATGGGCCACGGCATCGTCCAGGTGGCGGCCATGGCGGGATACAACGTTGCCATGAAGGACGTGAAGCAGGAGTTCCTGGACCGGGGCATGGGGAAGATCGTGGAAAGCCTGGACATCCTTGTGGGCAAGGAAAAGATTTCGGCCCAGGACAAGGAAGACGTCATGGCCCGGATTTCAGCCACCACGGACACGGCCGAGGCCGTGAGCGACGCCCAGATCGTCATCGAGGCCGTGCCTGAAATCATGGATCTCAAAAAGTCCGTCTTCTCCGAGGTTTCGGCCAGTGCGCCCGGCGACGCCATCCTGGCCACCAACACTTCCACCATGAGCATCACGGAGATTTCCAAGGCAGTAAACAACCCCGCCCGGTTTGCAGGCCTGCATTTTTTCAATCCGGTCAATCGCATGAAACTGGTGGAAATCATCAAGGGCGCGGAAACCAGCGACGCAACCGCGGACGTCCTGGTCAAGTTCACCGAAGCCGTCAAAAAGATTCCCGTGGTGGTGTTGAAAGACTCCCCCGGCTTTATCGTCAACCGGATCAACGCGCCCAACCAGGCCATGCTGAGCGCCATACTAGACGAGGGAAAGATCAAGCCCGACGAATTGGACACGGCCATGAAAATGGTGGGCATGCCCCAGGGGCCATACGAACTGGCCGACTTTGTGGGCCTGGACGTGTTTGTGCATACGCTCAAATATTACGCCGAAACCCTGTCTCCCGAGTTCCAACCGGGCAAGTATCTCACCGCCAAGGTGGAGGCCGGAGACTTGGGCAAGAAAACCGGCCAGGGCATCTACGACTGGTCCTCGGGCAAGCCTCTCATCGACGGAACGACCATGTGCCAGGACATCACCCCCATGGAAATGCTGGCCATTCAGATCAACGAAGCCGTGCGTGTGCATAAGGAAGGAATCGCCGCTTCGGTAGCCGACATCGACCTTGCTGTGGTACATGGTATGAAAGCCATGGCAGGGCCGTTCGCCATGTGCGCGGGCATGCAGCCCGAGCAACTGGTGACGTCCCTGGACAAACTCCACGAGCGCTTCGGCCTGGCGATTTTCAAGCCGGAGCCGGAAGTCGCGGACGGGTCATTCAAGGAAATGAAATAAGGAGGCGCTATGTCGGACTCTGTTTTGTACGAAAAAAAGGAAACAACGGGCATCCTCACCATCAACAAGCCCAAAGCCAACCAGTTGAGCGCCGAGGTCTTCGAGGGCATGAGCATGACCCTGGACCTGGCCGCCCAGGACAAGGATCTGCGGGCGCTGATCATCACGGGCTCCGGGGATAAAATCTTCTGCGCGGGCGCTGACCTTTCGGGAGGCTTCGGCAATCTCTCGCCCATCGATTTTATCAAACGCGCCCAGGACATATTCAACAAGATCGAAGCCTTCCCCAGACCGGTCATTGCGGCCATGATCGGGCACGCCTTCGGCGGAGGCCTGGAGCTTGCCATGGCCTGCCACATGCGCATCATCAAAAAGAACGCCCGCATCGGGCTGACCGAAACCAACCTGGGCATCATGCCCGGATACGGCGGAACCCTGCGCCTGCCCCGGCTTGTGGGCAGGGCCAAGGCCATTGAAATGATGCTGCTTGGCAAACAAATCCGGTCGGAAAAAGCCCTTGAAATCGGTCTGGTCAATGAGATGTGCGAGGAAGGCGAGGTCATGGACAAATCCATGGAGCTGGCCGCAACCCTGTCCACCCGGCCGCCCCTGGCGGTTTCCGCCATATTGCGGGTTTTGTCCATGCGGGAGAGCGTTTCGCCGGAAATGGCCCTGCAACTGGAGCGCCAGGAACTGGTCAAGCTGTTCGAGACCAAGGACTGCATGGAAGGCATGACCGCCTTCGCCATGAAAACCAAGCCGGTCTTCAAAGGCGAATAGGCCATTATACCCGCTTGCCGCCGCCTCTCTCCACGGGTGCGACGGAGAGCGGCGGTCGTGGCAGCCGCCTTGCAATATTGGGTTTCGCGGCGGCGATGTAAATTTTATGATGCGTTTAGGCATGACGCATTTTTCCCGATTCAATATACTGTTGCAACGCTCTGCCCAACCTGCATTTTATCCATAAAAATAGTAGGTTGGGTAGAGCTTGCAGAACTTTTCAAAAGAAGGCTGTCCCGTCCTCGCCGAAGTAATGACCAAAGCCGAAAACATGCGTGCGAAACCCAACAAATGGATTTGCGACCCCAAAAGATTATTGTCACCCGGAAGGATCGTCATTCCGGCAAGGGATGATCCATATTTTCGGATCGTCCCGCAAGCCGGAACCCAGCGTCATTTTTGACGGCTCCGAGGAATATCATTCCTTGCTCAATTTTCGGGATTGGAAGTAGTGCTTTGAAATCAAGTATTTATGTGTGCGGCTCAGATCCATCTATATGCCAGAGCCCGAGAGTCATGGTCCCTTCCCCCCTGGCGGGGGAAGGACAGGATGGGGGGGAGTAGTTGCGAGGTCTCCTCGCCATTGTAGTTGCGCGGTTCCCGCGCTGTAAAAGGTCACCCCCCCAACCCTCCCCCGTCAAGGGGGAGGGAGTTTTTGGGACGTCGGCTTTGATGTTTAATACCTCATAGCCTGCTGCAATCCCTTGAATATGTGAAGTAAACTTGATTCCCGAAAGTTTGAGTTATTTGCCTAAAGGCGCCTTGGCGTGAAACGGCAAATAGTGACCTGAAAAAACGACACTCCCCCCGGATGAGCGGTAGGCCTTGCTGCGCCCATCGCTTTCCGC
The Desulfatibacillum aliphaticivorans DSM 15576 DNA segment above includes these coding regions:
- a CDS encoding acyl-CoA synthetase, giving the protein MNVGQWPAQWSKLYPEEPCIKYQDLRLNKREFNERINQLAHLLQKEGIRKGDRVAALMANSNVFLEILFACSKIGAIMVPLNFRLAPPELEFIINDCEPSLLFYSPEFTAVRDALQDKIPTVRERICEMAGGAPNDGEYESLIAPMSTAEPTPESEVVMDDPQFIMYTSGTTGKPKGAVLSHGNTQWNAINAAVTYGSDNNDVVMCCAPLFHIGALNCSATPALYGGASLTIQRFFDPVGVLKMIQEDRVTVMFGIPVMYLFMSQMPEFPNTDFSTVKYLLAGGSPCPRALIETYQKKSVLFAQGYGMTETAPAISALRKEEALKKIGSCGKPLLHTEVKVVDAQNNELAPHEMGEVVVRGPIVMLEYWKRPEATANTIVDGWMHTGDMGYFDEEGYLYLMDRKKDMYISGGENVYPAEVEDALMSNPKIADAGVIGVADEKWGEVGMAILVKSPGEDLSEDEVISWCREKLAGYKCPKKVAFVDELPRTMTGKILKKDLRAQYGDGA
- a CDS encoding 3-hydroxyacyl-CoA dehydrogenase family protein, which produces MDFADVKKIAVIGSGDMGHGIVQVAAMAGYNVAMKDVKQEFLDRGMGKIVESLDILVGKEKISAQDKEDVMARISATTDTAEAVSDAQIVIEAVPEIMDLKKSVFSEVSASAPGDAILATNTSTMSITEISKAVNNPARFAGLHFFNPVNRMKLVEIIKGAETSDATADVLVKFTEAVKKIPVVVLKDSPGFIVNRINAPNQAMLSAILDEGKIKPDELDTAMKMVGMPQGPYELADFVGLDVFVHTLKYYAETLSPEFQPGKYLTAKVEAGDLGKKTGQGIYDWSSGKPLIDGTTMCQDITPMEMLAIQINEAVRVHKEGIAASVADIDLAVVHGMKAMAGPFAMCAGMQPEQLVTSLDKLHERFGLAIFKPEPEVADGSFKEMK
- a CDS encoding enoyl-CoA hydratase-related protein yields the protein MSDSVLYEKKETTGILTINKPKANQLSAEVFEGMSMTLDLAAQDKDLRALIITGSGDKIFCAGADLSGGFGNLSPIDFIKRAQDIFNKIEAFPRPVIAAMIGHAFGGGLELAMACHMRIIKKNARIGLTETNLGIMPGYGGTLRLPRLVGRAKAIEMMLLGKQIRSEKALEIGLVNEMCEEGEVMDKSMELAATLSTRPPLAVSAILRVLSMRESVSPEMALQLERQELVKLFETKDCMEGMTAFAMKTKPVFKGE
- a CDS encoding TOTE conflict system archaeo-eukaryotic primase domain-containing protein; this translates as MNYYDLIKNFKSLLDEINRLKIENSQLRVELGLKPPQSLQASPLVVQTETMGHEDELRVESQSFAVNNSSDSPTKIRLFMSLFKGREDVFAKRWESRKSGTGGYAPACLNQWRPGICGKPKLPCSKCSNTSYAELNETVIESHLRGHAVVGVYPMLQDETCHFLAMDFDKANWEKDVAAVRDVCSEYTIPIAVERSRSGKGGHVWFFFEHPVSAGLARKFGAALLTRTMNKRHDLPFASYDRLFPSQDTMPKGGLGNLIALPLQKAARENANSEFIDEHFRSYSDQWAFLSAIERMSQNRIECLITDLSPGDELGELKIDEEESKPWETKQPQTVLEKSDFPDKLEIVRGNMLFIPKEGMSQRALNRLKRLATFKNPMFYRQQAMRLPTYNYPRVISCSDDTQGYLCLPRGCEPDLVYEIEKLDVSIKIIDKTYAGKRINVEFKGHLRDEQNLALSHLIQHDNGILSGTTAFGKTVVAIKLIAEKKTNTLILVDKISLLTQWKERLSEFLEINEPLPDESNGRRRKRHIIGQIGGGRNTSCGVIDIAVMQSLSRKGEVKEIVRDYGLIIADECHHASAFTYEQILKKARAKYVYGLSATPVRKDGHQPILFMHCGPIRYRDNPKRQAESRPFDHYVIPRFTSLRTPLGMELKDITIQSLYVEIMESDFRDQQIIGDVLRNHEQNRHCLVLTLRTAHVEKLAKMINEHVPNVISLTGGMGKKGTRKAFDRIAEIPADKPFVLVATGHFIGEGFDEPRLDTLFLAMPISWKGTLQQYAGRLHRLCNSKNEVRIYDYVDIQVPMLERMYQKRLNGYASMGYKAKASEVMDDPIDIIFSKDNFLPVFTQDIIASQKEILIVSPFIRQKRTRQMIHHLNAASGAGVRITIITRPEGDFPEKDHPPYRKALDLLSESGFAIIYKSNIHQKFAIMDQKIIWYGSINLLSYGNAQESIMRIESSHIANELIKSIENG